The following is a genomic window from Ignavibacteriota bacterium.
CGATGGAGAAGGATTGTAGCCCATGGCGTTGTGCCGGCCGAGGGCGTAGAATGCGTTCGTGACGCTCTGCTTCCTGTCCACCTCCGGAACGAACATCGCGTTCGCATTCCGGTCGAACCTTCCCTACCCACTCCGCGAAGTTCGGGAAGTAGATGTCGGGGGCGAGAAAGTCGATTTGTGGGGCGGCCGCTTTCCACACGTCCATCAGATGGGGGAGCGGACCCGCGCTGGGATACTGTCCGGGCTTGTAGTTCGGACGTATCAGCGCCGCATTCACATACATCGGGAGCGGGTATTCCGCTTTCCCCGCTTGCGCCACGGCATCGGTGTACCTTCCGAAATGCCAGGCCATGAAGATCTCGTCCGTCGCGGGGCCTTTTCCGAAGACATCTTCCCAGGTTCCCGCACCCCGCCCGCCGCCGCCTGCCCATGCCTTCTGCAGTTCATCGGTAAGCGCGGCCTTGTGCTTCTGCATGAAAGCAAGAAGCTCCGGGGGAACCTGCTGCGCGAACGCCCTGTCCGCTTCCGGCGAATGATCCCGTGCCTCCGGGATCATCCCGATCTCATTTTCTACCTGGATCATCACGACAGTATGCGTGGTGCCGTCAACGGCGCGGAGGTGCTTCATGAACGCCGCGAACGCCCGGGCATCGGCATCTCTGTTGTCCTTGCTGAACGGCGTCATGATCTCCACGGCCCTGCCGTCACTGGTCCGCGCGCGCGGGAATCGCTTCTGGGCCGTCTTCGCCCAGAGTGGCGCGTAGCAGGACATGCTGTTCTTCCACGTCCCGAACCAGAGGACCACGATCGTGATATCGTTGGCCCGCGCCTGTGCGATGAGGCCATCCACAAGCGTGAAATCGAACACGCCTTCTTCCGGTTCTATCAGTTCCCAGTACACCGGCATCAGCACCGTGTTCAGATGCATAGCCTTGAGCCGTGGCCACACTGCCGACATGTACTTCAGGTCGGAGGCACTGGAGTTGCCGAGCTCGCCGCCGAGCATCAGAAAGGGTTTGCCGCCGACGATCAATTGCGTCGCCGCTCCCTGCTTCTGCAGGTGCGGGATCGCCGTAACGTCCTGAGCGCCGGCACTGCCGCGTGCGCCGGAGAAGCACGACGGCTGCAACGGGCACGGCCGCAAGGGGCGTGAGCAGCGTCGGAAAATGCGTTCGGTATGCATCAGAGAATGTTCCATGGATGATCGATAAACAAAACAGCCCGCCCGCGTGACTCACGGGCGGGCTGCCACAGCCACCATCACAGCACCACCACTACTTCGCGAAGGCAGCTTCTTGACCGACGTGAAGGCCTTGGCGCCATCCGCCGGACGGCCTTCCATCCGGTAGATATACACCGGTGGCCAGGCCCGAAGCGTTCCATGTGATACTATACCGACCAGCGACCTGAACACCGTTCACCAATGTATTGACCTCGCGGCCAAGGATGTCGTAGATGACGATCTTCACGTCGGCATTCGCCGGAACGTCGTAGCGGATGATGGTTTGCACGGTTGACGCCCGCTGCCGCGCTTGCCGGCGCGACGAGTGACGGGGCGACCGGAGCGGCAGGCACCGTGGTGAAGCTGAAACCACCGGTGTAGAAGCTCGTACCGCCCGCATTGATCGCTTCGACCTTCCAGGTGTAATTGGTCAGCTTGGCGAGCCCGTTGACCCGGTACATCGTATCCGTCGTCGTGTACGTGACGGAGGAGCTGATGGTCGACAGCTGCAGATTGTAGCTCACTGCGTTGCCCACCACACGCCGGTGAAGAACACGCTATCCGATACGACATTGATGGCGCCGTTCGCCGGCGAGACAAGTGTCGTCCTGGAGGGCGGGGCCATGACGCTGAACGTATCGATCGACGAATAGGCGGTCGAGCCCAGATCGTTGAGACCGCGGACGCGCCAGTAGAACTTCTGGCCGCCGGTGAACTGACCCGGGTAGGCCGTATCCGCGGTCACTTCATCGGCATACAGCACCGTGAACGACGGCATATTTGACACCTGCCACTGATACCGCGATGCATCGGCGGTACGGTTCACCTTCAGCGACAGCAACGAGGGCTGGTTGGTGCCCTTGTTGGGCGGAGCCACCTGCGTCGGGACGGTCGCCGCTGCGCTGCCGGACGTCGTGAAGTTGAATGCTGCAGTATATTCGCTCGTGAAGCCGGCGTTGATCGCCGCAACGCGCCAGTAGTACTTCGTGGCGGCGCCGAGGGAATAGGCGTAGCTCGTGCCATTCACGGTGGCATTCACTGCGATGAGCGACTTCTTCTCGAAGGTCGGATCGAGGGAGACCTGCACGGTAAGCGAGGCACCCGAGGCCGCATCCGTCCAGCGTATCGGTTGCGGCAACCGAGACCGCACTGCATTCGCCGGTGCGGTCGGTGATTGCCCACCCGGAACCGCCGAACCCCTGTTTCACCGTCCAGTACTTGTCAACCGCCAGCCGGTGTACGTGGCCATTTCGCCATCCGGCCACCGCACGCTGACGCTGTCGATGGTAGTGTTGATGCCGATGCCAAAGATCGCGCGCATCTCGCCGCGGCCCGCCGCACCACCCTCACCCTTGATCCAACGGTACTGTTTGAACGTGCCGCCCTGAGTATACAGGGTGAACTTCGCGCCAATAGCATTCAGGTTGTG
Proteins encoded in this region:
- a CDS encoding beta-galactosidase, with amino-acid sequence MEHSLMHTERIFRRCSRPLRPCPLQPSCFSGARGSAGAQDVTAIPHLQKQGAATQLIVGGKPFLMLGGELGNSSASDLKYMSAVWPRLKAMHLNTVLMPVYWELIEPEEGVFDFTLVDGLIAQARANDITIVVLWFGTWKNSMSCYAPLWAKTAQKRFPRARTSDGRAVEIMTPFSKDNRDADARAFAAFMKHLRAVDGTTHTVVMIQVENEIGMIPEARDHSPEADRAFAQQVPPELLAFMQKHKAALTDELQKAWAGGGGRGAGTWEDVFGKGPATDEIFMAWHFGRYTDAVAQAGKAEYPLPMYVNAALIRPNYKPGQYPSAGPLPHLMDVWKAAAPQIDFLAPDIYFPNFAEWVGKVRPECERDVRSGGGQEAERHERILRPRPAQRHGLQSFSI